A single Eremothecium sinecaudum strain ATCC 58844 chromosome VIII, complete sequence DNA region contains:
- the TVS1 gene encoding Tvs1p (Syntenic homolog of Ashbya gossypii AAR052C; Syntenic homolog of Saccharomyces cerevisiae YCR061W) — MFISGVLYWFCFLYGVVLAQHEGMNMDMSANHMPGNEKNGSLEPVPHESKHNHGMPILMTDLTPAERKYWESYNTTTYFTMKTGNKKALTYHAVTLFSATVVTYPVSMVLKSAGSNWYLPMLASHYAVLASSLLALSAFDLSLSESLYPNNVYRKMTGILVVLGIVHAVSAVVSFAGGMLLNEDINRFHNPFIPLSNLDEMGRNISDAASSSFASTIRQDKSSMSDSTRDGVEPPNVTRNDSFSINEYVATQDLEQDEPNLRNWSNKRVFGQSYMSKILQGAFLQKLARNFGAVFSVVFSVTNFVLFIYLIVYMVIGVAVGNLFGKERHIFNLLAHWIKGGVFILLGILSFARYCGFGVERGWAWNNFIVLKNEDQNASVWNIFSSKNIITMEGIESFLIFFYGSTNVFLEHLGNYGGAWTAMDLQHASIAFMFIGCGLCGLLTEYLLREWRWNQVMKATKVNKTAVSSATPGFSPNPFPTMTIFWTGYLMSQHEQSSHLSTAVHMQWGNLLSYGSVFRLFTFLYLTFKPSVNCGPTFPFTEVITSFCLICGGLIFMESTEQVVYGMEYRGLTPMFTFNVSVGVVALLMAWEMSLFLWKNWLVKNRN, encoded by the coding sequence ATGTTTATCTCCGGAGTTCTTTACTGGTTTTGTTTTCTATATGGCGTAGTGCTGGCGCAACATGAAGGTATGAATATGGACATGTCAGCTAATCATATGCCAGGAAATGAAAAAAATGGAAGTTTAGAGCCTGTTCCACATGAAAGTAAGCATAACCATGGGATGCCAATTCTCATGACAGATCTAACTCCTGCGGAGAGGAAATACTGGGAATCATATAATACTACTACCTATTTTACAATGAAGACGGGGAATAAAAAGGCTCTTACGTACCATGCGGTGACATTATTTTCGGCAACGGTAGTAACGTATCCTGTGAGTATGGTATTAAAAAGTGCTGGATCGAACTGGTACCTGCCGATGTTAGCTTCACATTATGCGGTACTTGCCTCTTCTCTTTTGGCGCTTTCAGCCTTTGATCTCTCGTTGTCGGAAAGCCTTTATCCTAATAATGTATATCGCAAGATGACTGGTATATTGGTAGTATTGGGAATAGTGCACGCGGTATCTGCGGTTGTTAGTTTCGCCGGAGGAATGCTATTAAACGAGGACATCAATAGATTCCATAATCCTTTCATCCCATTGTCGAATCTCGATGAAATGGGGAGGAATATTTCCGATGCGgcttcatcttcatttgCCTCAACAATTAGGCAAGATAAGTCCTCTATGAGTGACAGCACGAGGGACGGAGTGGAACCTCCCAACGTGACGAGAAATGACTCGTTTTCAATTAACGAATATGTCGCCACACAAGACTTAGAGCAGGATGAGCCAAATTTGCGTAATTGGTCTAACAAAAGAGTTTTCGGACAAAGCTATATGTCTAAAATTCTCCAGGGAGCCTTTTTGCAAAAGTTAGCGCGCAACTTTGGAGCCGTTTTTTCAGTTGTATTTAGCGTGACGAATTTTGTCCTGTTTATATACCTAATAGTCTACATGGTGATAGGTGTTGCTGTGGGAAATTTATTTGGCAAAGAAAGGCACATTTTCAATCTTCTTGCGCACTGGATCAAGGGCGGTGTATTTATTTTGCTAGGTATCCTATCTTTTGCCAGGTATTGCGGTTTTGGCGTGGAAAGAGGTTGGGCGTGGAATAACTTTATCGTTTTGAAGAATGAGGATCAAAATGCGTCTGTTTGGAATATATTCTCGTCGAAAAACATCATAACGATGGAGGGGATTGAGTCGTTTTTGATTTTCTTTTATGGGTCTACCAACGTTTTCCTTGAGCATCTAGGAAATTATGGAGGAGCATGGACTGCTATGGATCTACAGCATGCTTCTATTGCATTTATGTTTATCGGATGCGGGCTATGTGGTCTTCTTACAGAGTATCTGTTACGCGAATGGAGATGGAATCAGGTAATGAAGGCTACAAAAGTCAATAAGACTGCCGTATCTTCAGCTACGCCTGGGTTCTCCCCTAATCCTTTCCCAACAATGACCATTTTCTGGACAGGTTACCTAATGTCTCAGCATGAGCAGTCGTCGCACTTATCCACTGCCGTCCATATGCAATGGGGTAATTTATTATCCTACGGGTCTGTATTCAGGCTCTTCACTTTTCTTTACTTGACCTTCAAACCGTCCGTAAACTGTGGTCCCACATTCCCTTTCACCGAAGTAATTACATCGTTCTGCTTAATATGCGGCGGTCTAATATTTATGGAATCCACCGAACAGGTAGTATACGGCATGGAATATCGAGGTCTCACACCAATGTTCACGTTCAACGTCAGTGTTGGTGTTGTAGCGCTCCTAATGGCTTGGGAAATGTCACTTTTCTTATGGAAGAACTGGTTGGTAAAAAATCGGAACTAA
- a CDS encoding HHL071Wp (Syntenic homolog of Ashbya gossypii AAR053W; Non-syntenic homolog of Saccharomyces cerevisiae YGR032W (GSC2), YLR342W (FKS1), and YMR306W (FKS3)), whose amino-acid sequence MESGFYFDTERNQVVPVDKLIEAATVREKPARANNYGRENSETYLYSTISSKSRTESNRSKQGTGKSDAFSEHSEETKKLFTDLQRVFRFQKDSCKNIYDYFVVLVESRRRGSRNDFEKAVDSLYADYILGPNSNFHKWYEFVYGKDALPQWAYGSLGDKILQIALYLLIWGESGNIRFMPELICFLFSIMGDYYYGTTSEETSVTRPFLEHAITPIYKYYYAQLTSGADHSKVIGYDDINQCFWNKSFVYTLPVKDVGPLKAIAAQHQYAYFDRVEWHLCLVKTYYEKRTWFHIVTNFHRVLVMHLSVYWYYLIFNSRQLYSFMFSAVNGGDPPLYALLLTLSFAGGIACLITIAALIGEAIFMPRTSPVATPIVGRMGMTILAFLANVLPQTLLFALDPEILHTRIGTLIAVGQFGFSLLIVLYYSTQPLKHLYTRAKDDPFTSNILPLPRSSQTASVVLWTLVFVSKFLESYYFLTLSVRDPIRELFNLRINNCNEDAWLGKWFCENHGKILTGLLVLTHCVLFFLDTYLWYILYNSLFSTARSFMLGMSQWIPWRNVFYELPRRFTDKLLLNNVNTDSDVDITGFAIIWNEIILSMYREHILSFEHVEKLKYEMVNEMTLRGPSIFSKRKSNFFKKSVFNRSTEAKRRLRFFAKSMSCPIPDQTPISEMAMFSVLIPHFKEKIILSIKDIVKGENDITHVILLEYLKLLYADDWKTFIQETGSIYQVEDEKINTASVVDDSGSGAMFNLPYSFAGFKTDTPEYTLRTRIWASLRTQTLYRTIAGFMKYKNAISILYRYETGCSAEQASEMALSKFRIVCSMQRMSVFTKEEIEDRDYLITLFPNLQIAYIEEEYDPMSGENIYYSTLIDGYCDTNEDGKWKPRYRIRLPGNPIIGDGKSDNQNHALIFTRGEYLQLIDANQDSYLEECLKIKSVLNEFENDYPRRPGMATPNGPVAIVGSREHVFSENTGVLGDIAAGKEQVFGTFFARSLSYLGGKLHYGHPDFVNTIFVTTRGGVSKAQKGLHLSEDVFVGMNSILRGGRIKHCEYTQCGKGRDLGFGSILNFVTKISAGMGEQTLSREYFYLCSNLPLDRFLSFYYAHPGHYLNNACIILSITLFMAFILNLAVLVDSSDICDEAVTRPLDNCANIMPVIRWLRRSVLSIFVVSTASFFPLFIEDINEKNFIASAKRILKHMITGAPMFEIFVCKVYSGSLINDLYAGGARYIATGRGMAVTRVPFSNLYAKFAPESFYFSFVCLLILMFATSTMWDPLLIYFWFTISSLLLSPFIFNPNQFSWNDFIVDYKNYWKWLTGNRIGRNIDSWISYSYNSHLKGARSVSSSYVSKVKEFLSVILQLCWTLLILIPYIFLNSRSSSAFETNTMQFVVMRILILSALPIGLNATWVLLLCIFSSSISPFVGTTTGFAKVVRSIGHGLGILSHVISFGIMCILQKWDIQSIIITLLTAAMLESMLLSIMALFDFSSEGNAEKSSLAWWSGQWFREKFTFKLVIDSCFEFIHKVLELSWFCSDFVLGHLLLFFQIPILIIPNINKVHSFMLFWKKAGYQIRPLLFSRKIKRNRRRIKRIYSFIFILMLALFVVLFFSPLAIDKVFHLHIENTMPKNIRILFHTGPLLYIHKGSQAFKSLHHKSM is encoded by the coding sequence ATGGAGTCGGGATTCTATTTTGACACTGAAAGGAATCAAGTTGTACCAGTAGATAAGTTGATTGAAGCAGCTACTGTACGAGAAAAGCCGGCCCGAGCAAATAATTACGGAAGAGAAAATAGTGAAACATACCTCTATAGTACTATATCTTCCAAAAGTAGAACAGAAAGTAATCGGTCAAAGCAAGGTACAGGAAAGAGTGATGCGTTTTCAGAGCATTCAGAAGAAACGAAGAAGCTATTTACAGACCTTCAGAGGGTATTTCGGTTTCAAAAGGATAGCTGTAAAAACATTTATGACTACTTTGTTGTTTTAGTAGAATCGCGGCGACGCGGTAGTCGTAATGACTTTGAAAAAGCGGTTGATTCTTTATATGCGGACTATATTTTGGGACCAAACAGTAATTTTCATAAATGGTATGAGTTTGTATATGGTAAGGATGCCTTACCGCAGTGGGCCTATGGCTCGCTTGGTGATAAAATTTTACAAATCGCGTTATATTTATTAATATGGGGAGAATCTGGAAATATTCGTTTTATGCCGGAGTTGAtttgttttcttttttcGATAATGGGAGACTACTATTATGGTACAACATCGGAGGAAACTAGCGTGACGAGACCCTTTTTAGAGCATGCTATAACGCCCATTTACAAATATTACTATGCTCAGTTAACATCAGGAGCTGATCACTCGAAGGTAATAGGGTATGATGATATTAATCAATGTTTTTGGAATAAGTCATTTGTCTATACACTTCCAGTTAAAGACGTGGGTCCGCTAAAGGCTATCGCAGCTCAACATCAATATGCATATTTTGATAGGGTAGAGTGGCATCTCTGTCTTGTCAAGACTTACTATGAAAAACGTACATGGTTTCATATTGTTACTAATTTTCATCGTGTTTTGGTGATGCATCTATCAGTATATTGGTATTATTTGATATTTAATTCTAGGCAATTATACTCCTTCATGTTTTCCGCTGTGAACGGCGGTGACCCACCATTATATGCACTTCTATTAACTCTATCCTTTGCTGGAGGGATAGCATGTTTGATAACTATTGCAGCATTGATTGGAGAGGCTATATTCATGCCGAGAACGTCACCTGTCGCTACACCTATAGTTGGCAGGATGGGGATGACAATTTTAGCTTTTTTAGCTAACGTTCTTCCGCAGACTTTACTATTTGCTTTGGATCCGGAAATTCTACATACGCGGATAGGGACGTTAATTGCGGTAGGGCAATTTGGTTTTTCATTATTGATTGTGCTATATTACTCTACGCAGCCCTTAAAACATCTCTACACTCGTGCTAAGGACGATCCTTTTACCTCAAACATCCTACCACTACCAAGGAGTTCTCAAACAGCATCAGTGGTACTTTGGACATTAGTTTTTGTTTCTAAGTTCCTTGAATCATATTATTTCTTGACTTTGTCAGTTCGAGATCCCATAAGAGAATTATTCAACCTAAGAATTAATAATTGTAATGAGGACGCATGGCTAGGCAAATGGTTTTGCGAAAACCATGGCAAAATCCTCACCGGTTTATTGGTTTTAACACACTGTGTGCTATTCTTTTTGGACACCTACTTATGGTATATCCTTTACAATTCGTTATTTTCAACTGCAAGGTCGTTCATGCTTGGTATGTCGCAATGGATACCATGGAGAAATGTATTTTACGAGCTTCCAAGGCGTTTTACAGATAAACTATTATTGAATAATGTAAATACAGACTCAGATGTTGATATTACAGGATTTGCAATTATATGGAACGAAATAATTCTATCAATGTACAGGGAACATATATTGTCATTTGAACATGTAGAAAAGCTCAAATATGAGATGGTCAACGAGATGACCTTGAGAGGTCCATCAATATTCTCCAAAAGGAAATCCAATTTTTTTAAGAAGTCGGTATTCAATAGGTCGACTGAAGCTAAGCGAAGGCTTAGATTCTTTGCTAAATCGATGTCCTGTCCTATTCCAGATCAAACACCGATATCTGAAATGGCAATGTTTAGTGTCTTGATCCCTCATTTCAAGGAGAAAATAATATTAAGTATTAAGGACATCGTGAAAGGCGAAAATGATATTACACATGTTATATTGTTGGAATATCTTAAGCTACTTTACGCTGATGATTGGAAAACATTTATTCAAGAGACAGGGTCAATTTACCAAGTCGAAGATGAAAAAATTAATACTGCAAGCGTAGTTGACGACAGTGGAAGTGGTGCTATGTTCAACCTTCCGTATTCTTTTGCTGGTTTCAAAACTGATACCCCGGAATATACCTTAAGAACTAGGATTTGGGCAAGCTTAAGAACGCAAACATTGTATCGAACAATTGCCGGGTTCATGAAATACAAAAATGCTATCTCGATTCTCTATAGGTATGAAACAGGGTGTTCGGCTGAACAAGCTTCGGAGATGGCGTTGTCGAAATTTAGGATCGTATGCTCAATGCAAAGAATGTCAGTGTTTACTAAAGAGGAAATTGAGGATCGCGACTACTTAATTACGCTTTTTCCTAACCTTCAAATAGCTTATATCgaagaagaatatgatCCAATGTCAGGAGAAAACATATATTATAGCACGTTAATTGACGGCTATTGTGACACCAATGAGGACGGAAAATGGAAACCTAGATATAGGATTCGTCTACCAGGTAATCCAATAATCGGGGACGGTAAGTCAGACAATCAAAACCATGCTTTAATTTTCACAAGAGGTGAATACCTTCAATTGATTGATGCAAATCAAGATAGTTATTTGGAGGAATGTCTAAAAATTAAAAGCGTTTTGaatgaatttgaaaatgACTATCCCAGAAGGCCAGGCATGGCTACCCCTAATGGCCCAGTAGCTATAGTTGGTTCCCGTGAGCACGTATTTTCTGAAAACACAGGTGTTTTGGGAGATATTGCTGCAGGAAAAGAACAGGTCTTTGGAACGTTTTTTGCAAGAAGCTTATCATACCTTGGTGGTAAATTACATTATGGTCACCCTGACTTCGTTAATACCATTTTTGTCACAACTAGGGGTGGAGTTTCAAAAGCCCAAAAAGGGTTGCATTTAAGCGAAGATGTCTTTGTGGGTATGAACTCAATATTAAGAGGCGGAAGAATAAAACATTGTGAATACACACAATGCGGTAAAGGTAGAGATTTAGGATTCGGTTCGATTTTAAACTTTGTGACAAAGATCAGCGCTGGAATGGGTGAACAAACGCTTTCCAGAGAGTACTTTTACTTATGTTCAAATTTACCTCTTGATCGTTTTTTAAGCTTTTATTATGCGCATCCAGGGCACTACTTGAACAATGCTTGTATTATACTATCAATTACGTTGTTTATGGCATTCATTTTGAACCTAGCGGTACTTGTCGACAGTAGTGATATTTGCGATGAAGCGGTTACAAGGCCTTTGGATAACTGTGCAAATATAATGCCTGTAATAAGATGGCTAAGGAGATCGGTTTTGAGCATTTTCGTTGTATCCACGGCATCTTTCTTTCCACTTTTTATTGAGGACATAAATGAAAAGAATTTCATTGCAAGTGCAAAAAGAATACTCAAACATATGATTACTGGCGCCCCAATGTTCGAAATCTTTGTTTGTAAAGTATACTCAGGATCTCTTATCAACGATCTATACGCTGGAGGAGCAAGGTATATTGCCACTGGACGTGGAATGGCAGTTACTAGAGTACCGTTTTCTAACCTATATGCAAAGTTCGCTCCAGAAAGTTTCTATTTCTCCTTCGTCTGTTTACTTATCCTTATGTTTGCAACTTCAACAATGTGGGATCCGTTATTGATTTACTTTTGGTTTACTATCTCCTCCCTATTGTTGTCTCCTTTCATATTTAATCCAAACCAGTTTTCATGGAATGATTTTATTGTTGACTACAAAAATTATTGGAAATGGCTAACTGGTAATAGAATTGGTAGAAACATTGATTCGTGGATTTCATATTCTTATAATTCGCACCTAAAAGGAGCAAGATCGGTATCATCATCTTATGTATCGAAGGTTAAGGAATTTTTGAGTGTTATTTTACAACTTTGCTGGACGTTATTGATATTAATCCCATATATCTTCCTTAATTCAAGGAGCTCATCTGCCTTCGAAACAAATACCATGCAGTTTGTAGTAATGCGGATTTTGATTTTGTCTGCTCTACCAATTGGTTTAAATGCCACTTGGGTGTTGCTATTATGCATTTTTTCAAGTAGTATTTCACCATTCGTGGGAACAACAACAGGATTTGCAAAAGTAGTCCGCTCCATTGGTCATGGCTTAGGTATACTATCTCATGTCATAAGCTTTGGAATAATGTGCATTCTACAAAAATGGGACATACAATCAATTATTATCACATTACTCACTGCTGCAATGCTAGAATCCATGTTATTAAGCATTATGGCTTTATTCGATTTCTCATCTGAAGGAAATGCAGAAAAATCAAGTCTTGCGTGGTGGTCGGGCCAATGGTTTAGGGAAAAGTTCACATTTAAATTAGTGATAGACTCATGTTTCGAATTTATTCATAAGGTGTTGGAATTGAGTTGGTTTTGCTCAGATTTTGTGTTGGGGCACTTGCTATTATTCTTTCAGATTCCAATCCTTATAATACCAAACATTAACAAGGTTCATTCATTCATGTTATTTTGGAAAAAGGCCGGATATCAAATCCGTCCATTGTTATTTTCACGTAAGATCAAAAGGAACAGAAGGAGAATCAAACGGATATATTcttttatttttattctCATGTTAGCGCTGTTTGTCGTCCTATTTTTTAGTCCATTGGCAATAGACAAAGTGTTCCACCTACATATTGAAAACACAATGCCCAAAAATATTCGCATTCTATTCCACACAGGTCCGCTGCTGTATATACACAAGGGATCTCAGGCATTCAAGAGTTTACATCACAAAAGCATGTGA
- the RAD18 gene encoding E3 ubiquitin-protein ligase RAD18 (Syntenic homolog of Ashbya gossypii AAR049C; Syntenic homolog of Saccharomyces cerevisiae YCR066W (RAD18)): protein MSSSGGIISTEISDPTEFLNTSIPALADLDSLLRCYICKDFLKSPVLGQCGHTFCSLCIREYLNKESRCPLCLSELRQTMLQKEFVLGEMVACFNGLRKRLLDELSSDSRADSQPKRAVKGCKNDENSFDDDLQILSATEYSSGFKRPSPGNNDGKGAAKIQKVKANSIKSLLSRRREKEEKVVCPVCSKYYEKDFLERTHLDECLSMGALHSDEEVVSSENSDFNDNNTEKKKEPIIIEEQDHIIAAEKNTSPELQLSDVSQYTKRYLESGMRQKNSRLPKLHYSSLSTAQLKQTLSELHLPVTGSRQQMINRYNHYEILWNSNFLDSIKPVDEHELRKNLATWELSHNGDTSAPNVGGITNMLRGKSNNSTTAALMKNFKTDLFDRVAWRELYRNEFKKLIREARRGLKKSTDTQSNGSRETPLTLQDHNAISEVANNGKLPEESLNEKQDTDVTP from the coding sequence ATGTCATCTAGTGGTGGTATCATTTCCACCGAAATATCGGACCCAACAGAGTTTTTAAACACTTCAATACCGGCTTTAGCTGATTTAGACAGCTTACTGCGATGTTATATTTGTAAAGATTTTTTGAAATCACCAGTATTAGGTCAATGTGGTCATACCTTTTGCTCATTATGCATTCGTGAGTATCTAAATAAAGAGAGCAGGTGTCCCTTATGCCTGTCAGAATTAAGGCAAACTATGCTGCAGAAGGAATTTGTTCTTGGAGAAATGGTAGCTTGTTTTAATGGTTTGAGGAAACGGTTACTGGATGAACTAAGTTCAGATTCACGAGCTGATAGCCAACCAAAAAGGGCAGTTAAAGGGTGTAAAAACGATGAGAATTCATTTGATGATGACCTTCAAATACTGTCTGCTACAGAATATTCGTCAGGATTTAAGAGACCAAGTCCAGGTAATAATGATGGTAAAGGTGCAGCAAAGATTCAAAAGGTTAAAGCAAATAGTATAAAGTCATTGCTGAGCAGAAGACGAGAAAAAGAGGAAAAAGTGGTTTGCCCCGTATGCAGTAAGTATTATGAAAAGGATTTCCTAGAGCGTACGCATCTCGACGAGTGCCTGAGTATGGGAGCTTTGCATAGCGATGAGGAGGTTGTAAGTTCAGAGAATTCTGATTTCAACGACAATAATACTGAAAAGAAAAAGGAACCCATTATTATAGAAGAACAGGATCACATTATAGCGGCGGAAAAGAACACTTCGCCTGAGTTGCAGTTAAGCGATGTGAGCCAGTATACGAAAAGGTACCTGGAGTCTGGGATGCGGCAGAAAAATTCAAGACTTCCTAAGTTGCATTACTCATCTTTATCTACAGCTCAGCTGAAGCAAACGTTGTCAGAGCTTCATTTGCCAGTGACAGGATCAAGACAACAGATGATCAATAGATACAATCATTATGAAATTTTATGGAATAGTAATTTCCTTGACTCCATAAAACCGGTAGATGAGCATGAACTAAGAAAGAATTTGGCAACATGGGAATTATCACACAATGGTGATACTTCGGCTCCCAATGTAGGCGGTATTACCAACATGTTGCGCGGCAAATCTAACAATAGCACTACCGCAGCCCTCATGAAGAACTTTAAAACGGACTTATTTGATCGCGTTGCATGGAGGGAATTATACAGGAATGAATTTAAGAAACTCATACGAGAAGCGAGAAGAGGACTTAAAAAATCCACGGATACTCAATCAAATGGTTCAAGGGAAACGCCATTGACTCTTCAAGATCATAATGCAATCTCCGAAGTAGCAAATAATGGTAAACTACCTGAAGAAAGTTTGAATGAAAAACAGGATACAGATGTAACACCATGA
- the BUD31 gene encoding U2 snRNP complex subunit BUD31 (Syntenic homolog of Ashbya gossypii AAR051C; Syntenic homolog of Saccharomyces cerevisiae YCR063W (BUD31)), with translation MHENCKAILLLILWSCEKQPTTRTPNYPMQARQVPVPPKNAPPAGYEKIAKTIEHYEQQLKELQSDTAPTALSTRADEQTWKIFRIINELSRYIYSLYYKRRAISKELYNWLLHHRYGDKNLIAKWKKQGYEKLCCIRCIQSTETQYGTTCICRVPRAVLEKNSSNGVVTFKNCVHCGCNGCASTD, from the coding sequence ATGCACGAAAATTGTAAAGCCATTCTTCTACTTATACTTTGGTCGTGCGAGAAACAACCTACAACTCGAACACCAAACTACCCCATGCAAGCACGCCAAGTCCCAGTGCCGCCTAAAAATGCCCCTCCAGCCGGCTACGAAAAAATAGCGAAAACAATAGAGCACTATGAGCAACAACTAAAAGAACTACAGTCGGATACCGCCCCAACTGCGTTATCAACAAGAGCAGATGAGCAAACCTGGAAAATATTCCGTATAATTAATGAACTTTCTCGCTACATATACTCTCTATATTATAAGCGTAGAGCTATAAGCAAAGAACTCTACAACTGGCTTCTTCATCACAGATACGGCGATAAGAATCTTATTGCCAAGTGGAAAAAGCAGGGTTATGAGAAACTATGCTGTATTAGATGTATTCAATCTACTGAGACACAATATGGGACTACGTGTATTTGCAGAGTTCCTCGGGCTGTTCTAGAAAAAAACTCTTCGAATGGCGTCGTTACCTTTAAGAATTGTGTCCACTGCGGTTGTAATGGATGTGCAAGTACGGACTAA
- the HCM1 gene encoding Hcm1p (Syntenic homolog of Ashbya gossypii AAR050C; Syntenic homolog of Saccharomyces cerevisiae YCR065W (HCM1)), protein MQSLSAMCNSKTRGGSDACHPLLLNGTPDKQGMEKKRRLSVGAVSLNAALTPPHSYTSIEKTPEQENKNQQPLSPELSSPLRPPKLKRPKISLEGSVNGSNTRSSSTNSLEELIDHLSDANKVSVLQDPAKKPPYSYAMLIGVAILQSKDGRLTLSQIYRWISSHFPYYKLCDAGWQNSIRHNLSLNEAFVKGGKSLDGKGHFWEVKSGCKSKFFKNGPSQLDSELRRKLQSASKALGAVELPIVPPAITSEPECEARLSKPKTPQGKSSNCGKAAGSYHMFRKKYRNPDTSEEYESDSDFDDRNHNDDTSLSLRHIAPSSPASLETNSTEQLAVAVQNIDRRKYADEFCFLNAEYSFQANHHGTAKADIETKIAEAANLKRAHTTAGLLNSDHLGFGACEEDITSSPLLRRYTCSFNTCIEPTSPQDKSTDSGPLMENTLPHQQDLLKTPGTHDLPSLALLRTPLVTTPRTNSASTGKLQTPFFDDFFGSPLVIKPSGTPIVCIDDCIVEDERRMEFKSPRKPTTASSTGSRGLQRSQKMLESSTISSNALFGVDVCSIWKRAVENFELDDRSFGDLQDRSKKQLDRPFKFAAKKTKK, encoded by the coding sequence ATGCAGTCGCTAAGTGCAATGTGCAATAGTAAGACGCGAGGGGGAAGTGATGCGTGTCATCCCTTGTTACTAAATGGTACACCTGATAAACAAGGAATGGAAAAAAAAAGAAGGCTGAGTGTTGGAGCGGTTAGCTTAAATGCAGCATTAACCCCTCCTCATTCATATACAAGCATTGAGAAGACACCTGAGCAAGAAAATAAGAATCAGCAACCCTTATCTCCAGAGTTATCATCTCCACTTCGGCCGCCTAAACTGAAACGGCCTAAGATATCGTTAGAGGGGTCTGTAAATGGGTCTAATACGCGTTCTAGCAGTACGAATAGTCTCGAGGAGCTAATAGACCATCTCTCTGATGCGAATAAAGTGTCTGTGTTGCAAGATCCTGCTAAAAAGCCCCCTTATTCGTATGCCATGCTGATTGGGGTTGCTATTCTGCAATCTAAAGATGGAAGGCTGACGCTGTCGCAGATATACAGGTGGATTTCATCGCATTTTCCATATTACAAGCTCTGTGATGCTGGATGGCAGAATAGCATTAGGCATAATTTGTCGCTGAACGAGGCATTTGTTAAGGGCGGCAAATCACTTGACGGCAAAGGTCATTTCTGGGAGGTCAAATCAGGTTGCAAGAGTAAGTTCTTTAAAAATGGACCTAGCCAATTAGATTCAGAGCTTAGAAGAAAGCTGCAGTCCGCAAGCAAGGCATTGGGAGCTGTAGAGTTGCCCATTGTACCTCCTGCAATAACATCAGAGCCTGAATGCGAGGCTCGATTGTCTAAGCCCAAGACTCCTCAAGGTAAGAGTTCGAATTGTGGGAAAGCTGCAGGGAGTTACCATATGTTTAGGAAGAAATATAGAAACCCTGATACTTCTGAAGAGTACGAGTCAGACTCCGATTTCGATGATCGGAACCACAACGATGACACGTCATTGTCTCTTCGGCACATCGCACCAAGCTCGCCCGCATCACTAGAAACCAATTCTACAGAACAGCTAGCTGTTGCTGTTCAAAATATCGACAGACGAAAGTATGCTGACGAATTCTGTTTCTTGAATGCGGAGTATAGCTTTCAAGCTAATCATCACGGCACAGCAAAAGCTGACATCGAAACCAAAATTGCGGAAGCTGCAAACCTCAAGAGGGCACACACAACTGCTGGTCTGTTAAATAGTGACCATCTAGGATTTGGTGCTTGCGAGGAGGACATCACGTCCTCGCCCCTTTTGCGACGCTATACTTGCTCGTTCAATACATGCATTGAGCCCACTTCACCGCAAGATAAATCTACAGATAGTGGCCCACTAATGGAAAACACACTTCCACATCAGCAGGATCTTCTGAAAACCCCAGGCACACATGACTTACCGAGCTTAGCTTTACTAAGAACCCCGTTGGTGACCACTCCTCGTACAAACTCTGCTTCAACGGGCAAATTGCAGACTCCATTTTTTGACGACTTTTTTGGTTCACCACTAGTTATCAAACCATCGGGCACTCCCATTGTTTGTATAGATGATTGCATTGTTGAAGACGAACGGCGTATGGAATTCAAGTCTCCTAGAAAACCCACCACCGCATCCTCTACTGGCTCAAGAGGCTTACAGCGCTCCCAAAAAATGCTCGAATCATCCACAATTTCTAGCAATGCCCTATTTGGCGTCGATGTTTGTTCTATTTGGAAGCGCGCTGTCGAAAACTTTGAACTGGATGATAGGTCGTTTGGTGATTTACAGGATCGCAGCAAGAAACAACTGGATCGCCCGTTCAAGTTCGCAGCAAAGAAAACAAAGAAATGA